Proteins encoded within one genomic window of Formosa agariphila KMM 3901:
- a CDS encoding DUF1801 domain-containing protein, producing the protein MKPAEEHILRQPEPYQSIMLYVRSVIMKTLDVEEKYSYKLPFYYYNKKSFVFLNVLRGTDYVDVVFMDGALLETEFPELQDANNRKRVRSIQIKRLEDLDEMRFVELLKSASKIKLKTKQK; encoded by the coding sequence ATGAAACCCGCCGAAGAACACATATTGCGTCAGCCGGAACCATATCAATCCATCATGTTGTATGTACGAAGTGTGATAATGAAAACCTTGGATGTTGAAGAAAAATACAGTTATAAACTTCCGTTTTACTATTATAACAAGAAGTCTTTTGTGTTTTTAAATGTATTAAGAGGCACTGATTATGTAGATGTAGTTTTTATGGATGGCGCGCTTTTAGAAACTGAATTTCCAGAATTACAAGACGCCAACAATAGAAAGCGCGTACGGTCTATTCAAATAAAAAGATTAGAAGATTTAGATGAAATGCGCTTTGTTGAATTGCTTAAGTCTGCTTCAAAAATTAAACTGAAGACTAAGCAGAAATAG
- a CDS encoding GNAT family N-acetyltransferase: MDISIRQATETDLPEITALFRNTIIHINSKHYNEKQIETWASGADETDLWLERIRDFYFIVAENETEIVGFSYLKKGYYLDGLFVHKDHQREGIASALLRTIESQVMVEEYPEIRSDVSKTALPFFENKYYDIIKKQKKNVKGVVFENYIVKKTL, translated from the coding sequence ATGGATATCTCAATTCGTCAAGCCACTGAAACCGATTTACCAGAAATAACTGCGCTTTTCAGAAACACTATTATCCACATAAATTCTAAACATTACAACGAAAAGCAAATTGAAACCTGGGCTTCTGGAGCGGATGAAACAGACTTGTGGTTAGAACGAATTCGTGACTTCTATTTTATTGTTGCCGAGAACGAAACAGAAATTGTTGGTTTTTCGTATTTAAAGAAGGGTTATTATTTAGATGGTTTGTTTGTACATAAAGACCATCAGCGCGAAGGCATTGCGTCTGCGTTGTTACGTACTATTGAGTCGCAAGTTATGGTAGAGGAATATCCAGAAATCCGATCAGATGTTAGTAAAACAGCACTGCCCTTTTTCGAAAACAAATATTACGATATCATTAAAAAACAGAAGAAAAACGTTAAAGGCGTGGTGTTCGAAAATTATATTGTTAAGAAAACATTATAG